Part of the bacterium genome is shown below.
TTCCGGCGGCGAACATCTTGAACTGTTTTGGCTATGAATAAATTGAGAATCGTTGATCCCAACGGCAAAAATAAATATAGTATCTTCTCTTTCTTTTAATCTTTGTTTGGTTTCAAATTCAAATCTTTCTAATAAATCACCCGAGGAATCTCCGGATACGGCTAAATTATAAACCAGGCAATAAAAATCAGGGCTGGTAAAAGGCCTTTCGTCAAAAAATTTCCTCAACCGGTTGACCCAACCGCCTTCTTCGTCTCCGGCACCACAAGCGATACTGTCTCCAAAAACCAAAATTTGAGCCATATATTTTTATTTAAATTTAATATAATGAGCTTTGTTTGAATCATGCATATAAATTCAAGTATATCATCAAAAAAAACTTGGTGGAATTAAGCTTAATTTTTGGCTATAATTGGCTCGTATGAAAATACTATCTATTGAAACCAGCTGCGATGAAACCGCTTTGGCTTTAATTGAGGCAAACGGTGGGTTAAAAAATCCCCGATTTAAAATTTTAAAAAACTTAGTGGCTTCGCAGATAAAAATCCATCAACCGTTTGGAGGTGTCGTGCCTAATTTGGCAAAAAGAGAACATATCAAAAATCTTCCAATACTTTTTAATTCTTTATTAAAAAAGTTCACGAGTTCACGAGTTCACGAGTTAAAAAATCAACCCGCTAAACTCGTTAATTCGTTAATAAATAATAATTTTTTTGACTTAATCGCCGTAACTGTCGGCCCCGGACTGGAACCCTGCCTTTGGGCTGGAATTGGTTTTGCCAAAGATTTAGCTAAAAAATGGAATAAGCCGCTTATTGGCGTCAACCATCTTGAAGGGCACCTCTATAGTTTTTTACTAACTGAAAAACTAAAAAACCAAAAACTTAATAACTCATTCCCCGCCATCGCCTTGATTGTTTCCGGCGGCCACACGATTCTGCTTTTAATGAAAGATTTAACGCATTATAAAAAACTCGGCGAAACCCGGGATGATGCGGCTGGCGAGGCCTTTGATAAAGTCGCCCGATTGCTTAATTTGCCATACCCCGGCGGTCCCGAATTGGAAAAATTAGCCAAATATGGAAGTTCAACTTCCATAGATTTTCCCAGACCGATGCTTGACCAGAAAAATTACGATTTCAGTTTTTCAGGTCTCAAGACAGCCGTCTTATATTATCTCCGCGACCAAAACCCCAAAACCATACTAAAAGCTAACGTGGCCGCTTCATTCCAGCAAGCCGCCATTGATGTTTTAACGGCCAAAACTTTCCGCGCCGCCAGAGAATTCAAAGCTCAATCAATTCTGCTTTCCGGCGGCGTCGCCAACAATAAAGCTCTCCGTCAAACTTTCAGGAAACTAGTTCAAAAAAAGACCTGCCTGCCGGCAGGCAGGAAATTAAATTTTTTCGCCCCGTCTTTGGAATTCACCACTGATAATGCGGCGATGACCGCGGTGGCCGCTTATTTTAATCATCTAAAAAATAAAAAACGCCGTCTTATTGCTCAAGGCGATTTAAACCTTTAAAATAAATATAAATGGAAAAAACCTACGACCCCAAACAAACCGAAGAGAAAATCTATCAGCTTTGGCTTAAAAGCGGCTATTTCAATCCCGATAAAATCAAAACGAAAAAAAATTACACCATTCTGCTTCCACCGCCAAATATCACAGGGTCTCTCCATATGGGGCATGCTCTCAACGCCACGATTATTGATATTTTAATCCGTTTCAAACGAATGCAGGGTTTTAGCGCCGCTTGTCTGCCCGGCACCGACCACGCCGGCATCGCCACTCAAAACGCCGTGGAAAAAGAACTTAGAAAAAACGGAACCAGCCGTTTTGACCTGGGCCGCGAAAAATTCATAGAAGCCGTTTGGCAATGGAAGGAAAAATACGGAAACATTATTCTGGACCAGCTTAAAAAAATCGGCCTTTCCGCCGACTGGTCGCGGATTCGTTTCACGATGGACCCGGAATACAGCGAAACGGTTAAAAAAACTTTCATCCATTATCATGAAAAAGGTTTGATTTATCGCGGCGAGCGGGTAATCAACTGGTGCACCCGCTGTCAAACCAGTTTATCCGATTTAGAAATTGAACATCAGGAAGAAAAAAGCTATCTATGGCATATAAAATATCCGCTTAAAAATCCCACGGAAAAAAATGAGTTTATTATCGTAGCTACCACCCGGCCGGAAACATTGCTCGGCGATGCCGCCGTGGCCGTCAATCCACAAGACAAAAAGTATCAAAACCTCATTGGCCAAAAAGTGATTCTGCCAATACAGAACAAGGAAATACCCATTATTGCCGACAAAGCGATTGACACCGATTTTGGCACCGGCGCGGTCAAGGTAACGCCGGCTCACGATCTTTTAGACGCCGAAATCGCCCAGCGCCATAATCTGCCTTTTTATAAAATTATTGACGAGAAAGGACGAATGACAAAATTAGCCGGCCCTGAATTTGAGGGGCTGAAAACACTCGAAGCCCGGGAAAAAATAATTGAAAAACTGAAAAATAAAAATCTGATTGAAAAAATAGAAGATTACAATCACAATGTCGCCCGTTGTTATCGCTGTCAGACGAAAATTGAACCGATTCCAAGTAAACAATGGTTTTTGAAAATGGCCGACCTGGCAAAAATTGCCGAAAAAACCGTACGTTCCAAAAAAAACCAAATCATTCCACAAAAATTTGAAAAAACTTATTTTGCCTGGCTGAAAAATATCAAGGATTGGTGCATCTCCCGCCAAATCTGGTGGGGGCACCAGCTTCCCGTTTTTTTCTGTGAAAATGAAAAAGAAAAATTTGCGGTAGCGCTTGATAA
Proteins encoded:
- the tsaD gene encoding tRNA (adenosine(37)-N6)-threonylcarbamoyltransferase complex transferase subunit TsaD, with the protein product MKILSIETSCDETALALIEANGGLKNPRFKILKNLVASQIKIHQPFGGVVPNLAKREHIKNLPILFNSLLKKFTSSRVHELKNQPAKLVNSLINNNFFDLIAVTVGPGLEPCLWAGIGFAKDLAKKWNKPLIGVNHLEGHLYSFLLTEKLKNQKLNNSFPAIALIVSGGHTILLLMKDLTHYKKLGETRDDAAGEAFDKVARLLNLPYPGGPELEKLAKYGSSTSIDFPRPMLDQKNYDFSFSGLKTAVLYYLRDQNPKTILKANVAASFQQAAIDVLTAKTFRAAREFKAQSILLSGGVANNKALRQTFRKLVQKKTCLPAGRKLNFFAPSLEFTTDNAAMTAVAAYFNHLKNKKRRLIAQGDLNL
- a CDS encoding valine--tRNA ligase; translated protein: MEKTYDPKQTEEKIYQLWLKSGYFNPDKIKTKKNYTILLPPPNITGSLHMGHALNATIIDILIRFKRMQGFSAACLPGTDHAGIATQNAVEKELRKNGTSRFDLGREKFIEAVWQWKEKYGNIILDQLKKIGLSADWSRIRFTMDPEYSETVKKTFIHYHEKGLIYRGERVINWCTRCQTSLSDLEIEHQEEKSYLWHIKYPLKNPTEKNEFIIVATTRPETLLGDAAVAVNPQDKKYQNLIGQKVILPIQNKEIPIIADKAIDTDFGTGAVKVTPAHDLLDAEIAQRHNLPFYKIIDEKGRMTKLAGPEFEGLKTLEAREKIIEKLKNKNLIEKIEDYNHNVARCYRCQTKIEPIPSKQWFLKMADLAKIAEKTVRSKKNQIIPQKFEKTYFAWLKNIKDWCISRQIWWGHQLPVFFCENEKEKFAVALDKPRICPFCKNCQMKQSEEVLDTWFSSALWPFAEFPLKDLKKFYPSAVLVTARDIINLWVGRMIFSGLEFLKQEPFVKTFIHPTILNKEGKRMSKSLGTGVDPLILIENFGADATRFGIIWQTMGGQDIRWDETAVLAGKKFCNKIWNASRFVLENKPSLIYADFNGLMRMKNLTTADKKILKQLEIFQKSVANDIEKFRFGHALRTAHDFFWHQFCDVYIEKSKSQIADSKTEKNTKNILLFVLSSSLKMLHPFMPFITEEIYQKLPLKKEKLLMISNRS